Proteins encoded within one genomic window of Bradyrhizobium sp. AZCC 1719:
- a CDS encoding ribonuclease Z → MRPIFHPSLVNGRYGDPTVYVETLFKTHSVLFDLGEIASLSPRKIRRVDQIFVSHAHIDHFVGFDHLLRLHVGLEKTVHLYGPAGFAERVFHKLQAYRWNLVESYGADLVFVVSELETPNSISTRQFRLKKAFAAEPPVSKTILDGVLSDERTCRVSAAILEHGTPCLGFALQEAAHVNIWKNRLSERGLPVGPWLQWLKQAVVEGRPDDHLIRIDGAAASDGRLEPLGNLRDLLTVTAGQKIAYVTDVVDTPANRTAIVALVQNADILFIEAAFAGTDAALARDRGHLTTTAAGEIAREANVRRVEPFHFSPRYAGEEEQMLAEVTTAFRGPTSDART, encoded by the coding sequence ATGCGACCGATCTTCCATCCGAGTCTGGTCAACGGTCGCTACGGCGACCCGACCGTCTATGTGGAGACGCTGTTCAAGACGCACAGCGTGCTGTTCGATCTCGGGGAAATCGCTTCACTGTCACCGCGGAAGATACGACGCGTCGATCAGATCTTCGTCTCGCATGCGCATATCGATCATTTCGTGGGCTTCGATCATCTGCTCCGTTTGCACGTAGGACTGGAGAAAACTGTACATCTTTACGGCCCGGCTGGCTTTGCCGAGCGCGTCTTTCACAAGCTTCAGGCCTATCGATGGAATCTGGTCGAGAGCTACGGCGCCGATCTGGTCTTCGTTGTCAGCGAACTTGAGACGCCGAACTCGATCTCGACCAGGCAGTTCCGATTGAAGAAGGCCTTTGCCGCGGAACCGCCGGTGTCGAAGACAATTCTTGACGGCGTCCTGTCCGACGAGCGGACCTGCCGGGTTTCAGCCGCCATCCTCGAGCACGGCACGCCCTGCCTGGGCTTTGCCCTGCAGGAGGCGGCCCATGTCAACATTTGGAAGAATAGACTATCCGAGCGCGGGCTTCCGGTCGGTCCGTGGTTGCAGTGGCTCAAGCAGGCGGTTGTGGAAGGCCGGCCGGACGATCATTTGATACGGATCGATGGGGCGGCGGCTTCGGACGGTCGCCTCGAGCCGCTCGGCAACCTGCGTGACCTCCTGACGGTCACTGCCGGCCAGAAAATCGCCTATGTTACCGACGTTGTCGATACGCCGGCCAATCGCACCGCCATCGTGGCGCTCGTTCAGAATGCGGACATCCTCTTCATTGAGGCGGCGTTCGCAGGCACAGATGCCGCATTGGCGAGGGACCGGGGCCATCTCACAACGACGGCTGCCGGAGAAATTGCGCGGGAAGCCAATGTACGCCGTGTCGAGCCGTTTCACTTCTCTCCGCGCTATGCGGGAGAGGAGGAGCAGATGCTGGCCGAGGTGACGACGGCGTTCAGGGGGCCCACATCTGACGCAAGAACCTGA